One Nicotiana tabacum cultivar K326 chromosome 23, ASM71507v2, whole genome shotgun sequence genomic window, CAACTTAGGGTGCTAGATATAAGCGATTCATGTTTTGATGAGCTGCCTCGCTCTGTTGGCGAATTGAAGTACTTAAGATATCTTGACATAAGTTCTAATGGCAGCATTAAAAAATTACCTGATTTGATTAACAAGTTGCTGAGCTTACAGACACTTCGAGTTTCTCATTGTGCACAACTTGAAGGATTACCTAAAGATATAGGAAATTTGATCAGCCTAAGACACTTGCATATAACCACCAAGCAAACATGCTTTCCTGATAAAGCAATTGGCTGCTTATCATCTCTTCATTCTTTGTATATTCATAGCTGCACGAATCTCGTATCTTTGTCTGAAGGCCTGCAATATCTGACTAGCCTTCGCACATTGGCAATTATAAGTTGCCCAAGACTGACCTTTTTCCCAAGTACGATGAAACACCTTACTGCTCTGGAGAATCTGTTGATCGTTGACTGTGAAGAGCTTACATTGTTGGAGTGGCAAGATATTGAAGGACTTAGGATGATCCGGTCACTGGTTATTGGAGGCTTACCCGAATTGGAGTCAAAAGATGTTCAATGCCTCGGGAGTCTTAAGATGTTAGTGCTTGCGGGGTTGCCACAGTTAGTTACTTTGCCGCGATGGCTTGAAGGTGCCAGTGCTACTCTACAGTACCTGAGAGTGGAAAGGTGTCCCAGTTTTTCAGCATTGCCAAAGTGGCTGGAAAATCTCACTGCACTTGAAAAACTTGAAATTTCCAAGTGCAGTAAATTATTTGCATTGCCCGAGGGGATGAGTTGCCTCACGAACCTGAAGGTACTGAGGATCGACAGCTGTCCGATCTTAAGTTCAGAATGAGAAGGCAGGATATCTCATATTTCTGAGGTTCGTACCAATGGGAAACTGATCCAATGATCCAACAATCTATATCTGTATATCATAGCCAGAGGTACTCTAAAATACATCTAGGCATGATGGGTACTAGTTTCATTCCAAATGTATTGGTAAAGATTATGCTATGTCCTAAAGAGATAACATCGTACTGGTTCCTCGTTGCTAACAGAGCCCGGTAGTCTGTATGTACAGACTATTATTTCATGCAGCCAACCACCTGGCTGGTTTAACTATCCAGCGTCCGTAGCCCATTGGGATCGACTAATCCAGATTGCTCGCGGTAGGCTATCTAACCAGACAAGTTCATCAGTACCATGACTCTAGTTTCATCTTTGATTTAATTTGCAAATAGGTATACTCCTTGAAAAAGCTCAAAGGATGAAAGTTGATGGTACCATCGGATTTGGACTTCTAGATGGAAACAAGAAAGGTATGTTGCTACTTTTATTGGATATATCATTCTTGTTCAGAATGAAAActtaaagaaacataaaaataacggtAGATTTCACTACCCTTCTTCACACATGTGTTCACTTGCTTGAGTATTACAAATTTGATcttgaaaagagaaaaatctaTTCCTATTAAAACTTGTCTAGAAATTGACCTTTTCTGAGTATGCTCATTTTCTTCTGCTTATTTACGGACACGAACAAGACTAACATCATCGATGACAGGTCCACACATGTGACCGAAGTCATGTATCTTCGTGTGATAATATGGATTATAGAAAGCTATTGTTGTTCTACTTGTATCCGCCTGGAACTTGAAGCTTGCTTTCTTGAACCATCCTTTTCCACTTgatacaaaggaaacttctgTACTGGCCTTGCCAGCAAATGCTTGAACTGTCATTGATCCGTGGCAGTCATTGTTGGCATCGCCAATGGTGAAAGTCAAGTTGTAGAATTGTTTGGGGACTGTCCTTACGATCTGTGCAATGCCTGTTTCCCTTCCTCCTATCAATTCAACAGCTCCACATCCTGAAGGCACTAAGAAATGCTTCGAGTCGATGTATTTTGCTGGTTTTGCAAACTGAACCATCCATCCGGGGATTGGTGAGTACTTGTCTTGTTTTAGAGGCAGGACGAGCACCCCTGTCGAGAAGTTCTTGAATACATGAGGACCATTTTCAAATCCACCATTTTTCACCAAGTTACCTGCATACATTGTCCAAGAAAAAGGTATTGCATCAGAATCTAATTTTATATGCACCATTCTACTAAGCTGAGAATTTCACAATGTAGTAGGTGCATTTGCACAAATGGCCTTTTTTGAGGCCATTGTTTAAATTCCGTCGCAGTTTATAGGACTATGGTCGTAACCATTGGTTTGGCCGATTAGACAGTCTCCCTTAGTGGTGAGACGTATCATCCAACTACTTTTAAAGATGAAATTTAGCCTCTGGACAAACGGGGAGAGATtttaaaaaagggcagcccggtgcactaagctcccgctatctGCGGAGtccgggaagggccggaccacaagggtctattgtacgcagccttaccctg contains:
- the LOC142176998 gene encoding uncharacterized protein LOC142176998, with the translated sequence METKEWEWNEVKSHQMWNSKQNDKIFTALKVSYERLPSNLKVCLAYCSIFPKNCVIEIDKLIQLWIAEGLISKSNEPEDLELIGIQYFQELLSRSFFQGVEEYCSVFTSLCKLHDLVHDLALSAAGVEFCTVNSHTQIISDEARHVAFSDYDLSGAELPASLLNNQTLRTISFSVDGVGTMSSMFVENCIARFVQLRVLDISDSCFDELPRSVGELKYLRYLDISSNGSIKKLPDLINKLLSLQTLRVSHCAQLEGLPKDIGNLISLRHLHITTKQTCFPDKAIGCLSSLHSLYIHSCTNLVSLSEGLQYLTSLRTLAIISCPRLTFFPSTMKHLTALENLLIVDCEELTLLEWQDIEGLRMIRSLVIGGLPELESKDVQCLGSLKMLVLAGLPQLVTLPRWLEGASATLQYLRVERCPSFSALPKWLENLTALEKLEISKCSKLFALPEGMSCLTNLKVLRIDSCPILSSE